A stretch of Saccharothrix texasensis DNA encodes these proteins:
- a CDS encoding LytR/AlgR family response regulator transcription factor: protein MTNRADSTGLLVLAVDDEAPGLSEIKFLLESSPHIRRVLTAFDAAEALRILRGDYDVEVMDRTRAGLPPVDAVFADINMPGLSGTDLARVLGAFRQPPALVFVTGVEHSEAVVAFEVGALDFVTKPINSDRINKAISRVVDRVAATPAVTPEPAAAEPQDDEVIPVELGGTIKLVPRATVRYVEAQGDYARLHTNDGASHLVRIPLAQLEERWENAGFVRIHRSFLVALPLVTELRMTSNGYAVVIGSGEGAKELPVSRRHTRELKERIVRPPKSSWG from the coding sequence ATGACCAATCGCGCGGACAGCACAGGCCTCCTCGTTCTGGCGGTGGACGACGAGGCGCCCGGTCTGAGCGAGATCAAGTTCCTGCTCGAGAGCAGCCCGCACATCCGACGTGTGCTCACGGCCTTCGACGCGGCCGAGGCACTGCGCATCCTCCGGGGTGACTACGACGTCGAGGTGATGGACCGCACCCGGGCCGGGCTGCCGCCGGTCGACGCCGTGTTCGCGGACATCAACATGCCCGGGCTCAGCGGCACGGACCTCGCGCGCGTGCTCGGCGCGTTCCGGCAGCCGCCGGCGCTGGTGTTCGTCACGGGGGTCGAGCACTCGGAGGCCGTGGTGGCGTTCGAGGTGGGCGCGCTGGACTTCGTGACCAAGCCGATCAACTCCGACCGGATCAACAAGGCGATCTCGCGCGTGGTGGACCGGGTCGCCGCGACACCGGCGGTCACGCCGGAGCCCGCGGCGGCGGAACCGCAGGACGACGAGGTGATCCCGGTCGAGCTGGGCGGCACGATCAAGCTCGTGCCGCGAGCCACCGTGCGCTACGTCGAGGCGCAGGGCGACTACGCGCGCCTGCACACCAACGACGGGGCGAGCCACCTGGTGCGCATCCCACTGGCGCAGCTGGAGGAGCGCTGGGAGAACGCCGGGTTCGTCCGCATCCACCGGTCCTTCCTGGTGGCGCTGCCGCTGGTGACCGAGCTGCGGATGACGTCGAACGGGTACGCGGTGGTGATCGGCTCCGGCGAGGGCGCGAAGGAGCTGCCGGTCAGCCGGCGGCACACGCGCGAGCTGAAGGAGAGGATCGTGCGCCCCCCCAAGAGCAGTTGGGGATGA
- a CDS encoding S49 family peptidase yields the protein MSVTDKIAARLPRIVSDRTERGPVVAAVRLHGVITPTPTPMARNTISMQTVESALTRAFEHDRLVAVALLINSPGGAPTQSALVAERIRELAAKNKVPVLAFCEDLAASGGYWLACAGDEIYAHGTSLVGSIGVVSSGFGLNGLIERYGVERRVHTAGEAKVRLDPFSPEKPEDVEWLKGLQAQLHEQFADWVKERRGVKLKATDDELFNGEVWTGAKAVELGLVDGLGTLRGVVAKRYPDAEIAIAEPRRPFLARLGLAGATTRSGDFLVEGLAALEERARWSRFGL from the coding sequence ATGAGCGTGACGGACAAGATCGCGGCCCGGCTGCCCAGGATCGTGAGCGATCGGACCGAGCGCGGACCCGTGGTGGCCGCCGTCCGACTGCACGGCGTCATCACCCCGACGCCGACGCCGATGGCCCGCAACACCATCAGCATGCAGACCGTGGAGAGCGCGCTGACCCGCGCCTTCGAGCACGACCGGCTCGTCGCGGTCGCGCTGCTGATCAACTCGCCCGGCGGCGCGCCGACGCAGTCCGCCCTGGTCGCCGAGCGCATCCGCGAGCTGGCCGCCAAGAACAAGGTGCCCGTCCTCGCGTTCTGCGAGGACCTGGCGGCCTCCGGCGGCTACTGGCTGGCCTGCGCGGGCGACGAGATCTACGCGCACGGCACGTCCCTGGTCGGCTCGATCGGCGTGGTGAGCTCGGGTTTCGGCCTCAACGGCCTGATCGAGCGCTACGGCGTCGAGCGGCGCGTGCACACCGCCGGCGAGGCGAAGGTGCGCCTCGACCCGTTCAGCCCGGAGAAGCCCGAGGACGTCGAGTGGCTCAAGGGCCTGCAGGCGCAGCTGCACGAGCAGTTCGCCGACTGGGTGAAGGAGCGGCGCGGCGTGAAGCTCAAGGCCACCGACGACGAGCTGTTCAACGGCGAGGTGTGGACCGGGGCGAAGGCGGTCGAGCTCGGCCTGGTGGACGGCCTCGGCACGCTGCGCGGCGTCGTCGCCAAGCGCTACCCGGACGCGGAGATCGCCATCGCCGAGCCGCGCCGGCCCTTCCTCGCCCGCCTCGGACTCGCCGGCGCGACCACCCGATCGGGCGACTTCCTGGTGGAGGGGTTGGCGGCGCTGGAAGAGCGGGCGCGCTGGTCGCGATTCGGCTTGTGA
- a CDS encoding histidine kinase, which translates to MDAVRDLLTERAVLGLIATLAVLGLFVMLCRARRVSTSVEDAVMDMLHRMSKASADLREGLTEDAANKATPHLREMLRCVAVGITDHEGTLLSWDGGANDHYEFLRAYIERAIGEGHKEHVEHRKLDCELPGPCSLHSAVIVPLVVEGDVAGTLIVVSGVANKRQIRMAEETARFVSTQLELEVLQKSRQALAQAEVRALRAQISPHFVYNALNTISSLIRTDPAHARELLQEFAEFTRYSFRTDGFFTTLADELTNIHRYLTIEQARYGSRLNVRLKIAPEVLQVVLPFLVLQPLVENAVRHGLAKKPGGGELTIIAEDNGAEALISVEDDGVGMDPDRLFDDLKDAHQTGAHVGLGNINHRMRAVFGDDYALVVETAPEAGMKIILKIPKYRPGVQTNLPLVPPRLEDTTEQPAVRA; encoded by the coding sequence ATGGACGCCGTGCGGGACCTCCTGACCGAGCGCGCTGTGCTCGGACTCATCGCGACCTTGGCCGTTCTGGGCCTCTTCGTGATGCTGTGCCGTGCCCGCCGCGTCAGCACGTCGGTCGAGGACGCCGTGATGGACATGCTGCACCGCATGTCGAAGGCGTCGGCCGACCTGCGCGAGGGCTTGACCGAGGACGCGGCGAACAAGGCGACGCCGCACCTGCGGGAGATGCTGCGGTGCGTCGCGGTCGGCATCACCGACCACGAAGGCACCCTGCTGTCCTGGGACGGCGGGGCCAACGACCACTACGAGTTCCTCCGCGCCTACATCGAGCGCGCCATCGGCGAGGGCCACAAGGAGCACGTCGAGCACCGCAAGCTGGACTGCGAGCTGCCCGGCCCGTGCTCGCTGCACAGCGCGGTGATCGTGCCGCTGGTGGTGGAGGGCGACGTCGCCGGCACGCTGATCGTGGTCAGCGGGGTGGCGAACAAGCGGCAGATCCGGATGGCGGAGGAGACCGCGCGGTTCGTCTCCACGCAGCTGGAGCTGGAGGTGCTGCAGAAGTCCCGGCAGGCGCTGGCGCAGGCCGAGGTCCGGGCGCTGCGGGCGCAGATCTCGCCGCACTTCGTCTACAACGCGCTGAACACGATCTCGTCGCTGATCCGCACGGACCCGGCGCACGCGCGGGAGCTGCTGCAGGAGTTCGCCGAGTTCACCCGCTACTCGTTCCGCACCGACGGCTTCTTCACCACGCTGGCCGACGAGCTGACCAACATCCACCGCTACCTGACCATCGAGCAGGCGCGGTACGGGTCGAGGCTGAACGTCCGGCTCAAGATCGCGCCCGAGGTGCTCCAGGTCGTGCTGCCGTTCCTGGTGCTGCAACCGCTGGTGGAGAACGCGGTCCGGCACGGGCTGGCGAAGAAGCCCGGCGGCGGCGAGCTGACCATCATCGCCGAGGACAACGGCGCGGAGGCGTTGATCTCGGTCGAGGACGACGGCGTCGGCATGGACCCGGACCGCCTCTTCGACGACCTCAAGGACGCGCACCAGACCGGCGCGCACGTCGGCCTCGGCAACATCAACCACCGGATGCGGGCGGTCTTCGGCGACGACTACGCGCTGGTCGTGGAGACCGCGCCGGAAGCCGGCATGAAGATCATCCTGAAGATCCCGAAGTACCGGCCGGGCGTGCAGACGAACCTGCCGCTGGTGCCGCCGCGACTCGAGGACACCACCGAGCAGCCCGCGGTGCGCGCCTGA
- a CDS encoding Fpg/Nei family DNA glycosylase, with protein MPELPEVEALAHHLREHAVGRRVHRVDVSSLQVLKTFTPPWTELQGREVTGAGRFGKHLDLDCDGLHLVVHLARAGWLRWSEHLSAAPPKPGRGPLALRVHLGPPGEGPGFDLTEAGTKKGLAAWVVTDPADVPGIARLGPDALSITRTQLEDLFAGRTERLKTALTDQAVLAGVGNAYSDEIMHTARLSPYATAGKLPAEALDRLHEALVGVLTDAVARSVGQSAATLKGEKRSGLRVHARTGLPCPVCGDVVREVSFADKAFQYCPTCQTGGKPLADRRMSRLLK; from the coding sequence GTGCCGGAACTGCCCGAGGTCGAGGCCCTCGCCCACCACCTGCGCGAGCACGCCGTCGGACGGCGCGTGCACCGGGTGGACGTCTCGTCGTTGCAGGTGTTGAAGACGTTCACGCCGCCGTGGACCGAGCTCCAGGGGCGCGAGGTGACCGGCGCGGGCCGGTTCGGCAAGCACCTGGACCTCGACTGCGACGGCCTGCACCTGGTGGTGCACCTCGCGCGGGCCGGGTGGCTGCGCTGGTCGGAGCACCTGTCGGCGGCGCCGCCCAAGCCCGGCCGCGGCCCGTTGGCGCTGCGCGTGCACCTGGGCCCGCCCGGTGAGGGGCCCGGGTTCGACCTGACCGAGGCGGGCACGAAGAAGGGCCTGGCCGCGTGGGTGGTGACCGACCCGGCGGACGTGCCGGGCATCGCGCGGCTCGGCCCGGACGCGCTGTCGATCACGCGCACCCAGCTCGAGGACCTGTTCGCCGGGCGCACCGAGCGGCTGAAGACCGCGCTGACCGACCAGGCGGTGCTGGCGGGCGTCGGCAACGCCTACTCCGACGAGATCATGCACACGGCCCGGCTGTCGCCGTACGCGACGGCGGGGAAGCTGCCCGCCGAGGCGTTGGACCGGCTGCACGAGGCGCTGGTCGGCGTGCTGACCGACGCGGTGGCCCGGTCGGTCGGCCAGTCCGCCGCGACCCTGAAGGGTGAGAAGCGGTCCGGGCTGCGGGTGCACGCGCGGACCGGTCTGCCCTGCCCGGTGTGCGGTGACGTGGTGCGCGAGGTCTCGTTCGCGGACAAGGCATTCCAGTACTGCCCGACGTGCCAGACGGGTGGCAAGCCGCTCGCCGACCGCCGGATGTCACGGCTGCTCAAGTAG
- a CDS encoding DUF983 domain-containing protein, which translates to MTRLVRGADGRMWTVRSQIEWRNPSTEEDFEHDVNGGHGPGVLMLAIVIGMAVLLVAWTPAEVVVPAWLLVALVLVFLFFPVRWAVRRPWLVAAESKKTEELPPERWIGSVRGFLTVRNEVANVARKIEMYSLPDLDGPLQPVD; encoded by the coding sequence ATGACGCGGCTGGTGCGCGGAGCTGACGGCCGGATGTGGACGGTGCGCAGCCAGATCGAGTGGCGCAACCCGTCGACGGAGGAGGACTTCGAGCACGACGTGAACGGCGGCCACGGCCCCGGCGTGCTGATGCTGGCGATCGTGATCGGCATGGCGGTGCTGCTGGTCGCGTGGACGCCGGCGGAGGTCGTCGTGCCGGCGTGGCTGCTCGTCGCGCTGGTCCTGGTGTTCCTGTTCTTCCCGGTGCGCTGGGCGGTGCGGCGGCCGTGGCTGGTGGCGGCGGAGTCGAAGAAGACCGAGGAGCTGCCGCCGGAGCGGTGGATCGGCTCGGTGCGCGGCTTCCTGACCGTGCGCAACGAGGTCGCGAACGTGGCCCGCAAGATCGAGATGTACTCGCTGCCCGACCTGGACGGCCCGCTGCAACCGGTCGACTGA
- a CDS encoding sigma-70 family RNA polymerase sigma factor: MAGDADVDLELLARVRAGDDGAFGELFTRHADAVRRFALRHVREHAEADDLTAEAFFRVLQAIRRGNGPTEHVRTYLLTVARRVAWEWSGRRRDVPVEDEELSLRVEPFPDVTANRPEHALISRAFTSLPERWRTVLWQVEVEGERPAAVAPHFGLSPNAMAALARRAREGLRAAYLQAHLAEDTGPGACSSVVAKLGAYTAGGSQGAEHRRIRKHLRTCSSCNALHAELVEVCSTLRAHAASIAVPVAATALLGQAVLGPAATGTAALGPAVLGKAAWLTGRVKSALAATASVVAVGLFGVLAGTFTGAPGPALVQSGPDGAPGENVLDLCSTEATTTVTGTATSATSPTPADARRVVHPGTGQAGRPAPTTTSAPVPPRVEPTGSTAPAEPRDLDPTTTSTAVTTSDPRTVLLVTTTTTTAATTTGPARSAEPTPPPVTPTTVTLRPTPTGLGAA, encoded by the coding sequence ATGGCCGGAGATGCCGATGTCGACCTGGAACTGCTCGCCAGGGTCAGGGCGGGCGACGACGGCGCGTTCGGCGAGCTGTTCACCCGCCACGCCGACGCCGTTCGCCGGTTCGCCCTCCGGCACGTGCGCGAGCACGCCGAAGCCGACGACCTGACCGCCGAGGCCTTCTTCCGGGTCCTCCAGGCGATCCGCCGGGGCAACGGGCCCACCGAGCACGTCCGCACCTACCTGCTGACCGTCGCGCGCCGGGTGGCGTGGGAGTGGAGCGGGCGGCGGCGGGACGTGCCGGTGGAGGACGAGGAGCTGAGCCTGCGGGTCGAGCCGTTCCCGGACGTCACCGCGAACCGGCCGGAGCACGCGCTGATCTCCCGCGCCTTCACCAGCCTGCCCGAGCGGTGGCGCACGGTGCTGTGGCAGGTCGAGGTGGAGGGCGAGCGGCCGGCCGCGGTCGCGCCGCACTTCGGCCTGAGCCCGAACGCGATGGCGGCGCTGGCCCGCCGCGCCCGCGAGGGGCTGCGGGCGGCCTACCTCCAGGCGCACCTGGCCGAGGACACCGGGCCGGGCGCGTGCAGCTCCGTGGTCGCGAAGCTGGGCGCCTACACGGCGGGCGGCTCGCAGGGCGCCGAGCACCGGCGCATCCGCAAGCACCTGCGGACCTGCTCCTCCTGCAACGCGCTGCACGCCGAGCTGGTCGAGGTGTGCTCGACGTTGCGGGCGCACGCGGCGAGCATCGCCGTGCCGGTGGCCGCGACCGCGCTGCTGGGGCAGGCGGTGCTCGGGCCGGCGGCGACGGGCACGGCGGCGCTCGGACCCGCGGTGCTGGGCAAGGCGGCGTGGCTCACCGGGCGGGTGAAGTCGGCGCTGGCGGCCACCGCCTCGGTCGTCGCCGTCGGCCTGTTCGGGGTGCTGGCCGGCACGTTCACCGGCGCGCCCGGCCCGGCGCTGGTGCAGTCCGGCCCCGACGGCGCGCCCGGCGAGAACGTGCTGGACCTGTGCTCGACCGAGGCGACCACGACGGTGACCGGCACGGCGACCAGCGCGACGTCGCCGACGCCCGCCGACGCGCGGCGGGTCGTGCACCCCGGCACGGGGCAGGCGGGGCGCCCGGCGCCGACGACGACGTCCGCCCCGGTCCCGCCGCGGGTGGAGCCGACCGGGTCGACCGCGCCGGCCGAGCCGCGCGACCTGGACCCGACCACGACGTCGACGGCGGTCACCACCTCCGACCCGCGCACGGTCCTGCTGGTCACGACCACGACGACGACCGCGGCGACCACCACCGGACCGGCCAGGTCGGCCGAGCCGACGCCGCCGCCGGTCACGCCGACGACGGTGACGCTGCGCCCGACGCCGACCGGTCTGGGCGCCGCGTGA
- a CDS encoding DUF7674 family protein — translation MVDWRTRASALLPELSAVVERESWSCHVFLSELWQLALEAHRDGDREALGRVYGFAHWCFRQPERFLSDASVVSFYEHVFDEWELRDEVAPWLPAEVVDRVRPLWEWRWPKERLTEVDRLLARSGPPVETRFERGL, via the coding sequence GTGGTCGATTGGCGCACAAGGGCTTCCGCCCTCCTCCCCGAGCTGAGCGCCGTTGTCGAGCGCGAGTCCTGGTCCTGCCACGTGTTCCTGTCCGAGTTGTGGCAACTCGCGCTGGAGGCCCACCGCGACGGCGACCGCGAGGCGCTGGGCCGGGTGTACGGCTTCGCGCACTGGTGCTTCCGGCAGCCCGAGCGGTTCCTGTCCGACGCGTCCGTGGTCAGCTTCTACGAGCACGTGTTCGACGAGTGGGAGCTGCGCGACGAGGTGGCGCCGTGGCTGCCCGCCGAGGTCGTCGACCGGGTCAGGCCCCTGTGGGAGTGGCGCTGGCCCAAGGAGCGGTTGACCGAGGTGGACCGGCTGCTGGCGCGATCGGGACCCCCCGTCGAAACCCGGTTCGAGCGTGGTCTATAG
- a CDS encoding OsmC family protein: MATTRKATTRWEGNLMEGAGNVALESSGVGTFDVSWPSRAEAANGKTSPEELIAAAHSSCYSMALSHGLAQAGTPPQEVVTSAEVTFQPGTGITGIHLTVTAVVPGLDEEGFAAAAANAKENCPVSKALAGTEITLDASLKA, translated from the coding sequence ATGGCCACCACCCGCAAGGCGACCACGCGCTGGGAAGGCAACCTGATGGAGGGCGCGGGCAACGTCGCCCTCGAGTCCTCCGGCGTCGGCACGTTCGACGTGAGCTGGCCGTCCCGGGCCGAGGCGGCGAACGGCAAGACCAGCCCCGAGGAGCTCATCGCCGCCGCGCACTCGTCGTGCTACTCGATGGCGCTGTCGCACGGCCTCGCGCAGGCGGGCACCCCGCCGCAGGAGGTCGTCACCTCGGCCGAGGTGACGTTCCAGCCCGGCACCGGCATCACCGGCATCCACCTGACCGTCACCGCGGTCGTGCCGGGGCTGGACGAGGAGGGCTTCGCGGCCGCGGCCGCGAACGCCAAGGAGAACTGCCCGGTCAGCAAGGCGCTGGCCGGCACGGAGATCACGCTCGACGCGAGCCTCAAGGCGTGA
- a CDS encoding ABC transporter ATP-binding protein translates to MPHGPLDHRYRGEHPVRTLLYLFREDRAKLGLGAGAFFVKHSPTWLTPVITAHVIDVVVEREPVTGIWLGAGLLLVTLVLNYPFAILYTRWWYGSARRMGMRMRSALSRRMQQLSIGYHARVSAGVLQTKVIRDVESIETSTQQVGDQGLSALATLSGALVVISFSAPAFLPVFLLVVPAAAVLVMWLRGRLRAYNESFRQEVEQLSSRVGEMTTLIPITRAHGLESTALNRMDGTLRQVFAAGMKLDGLNVRFGALAWILLNALGVGCLAGAALAAYHGWLSVTPGDVVMLSAYFASLTGAVTTLMSLTPLISKGLESVRSLGEVLQAPDLEHNAGKAQVDVVHGGVRFEEVGFAYPESARNSVSDFTLDVRPGETIALVGASGAGKSTAVNLVIGFLRPTRGRILLDGVDMEALDLRSYRRFVSVVPQESILFEGTIRDNVTYGLDDVPEDVVRRALADANALEFIDRLPAGLDTVVGERGARLSGGQKQRLAIARALIRDPRVLVLDEATSALDTKSEALVQQALARLVHGRTVFVVAHRLSTIRNADRIVVMDDGRIVEIGSHDELLRTGGAYARAQSA, encoded by the coding sequence ATGCCCCACGGTCCGCTCGACCACCGCTACCGCGGCGAGCACCCCGTCCGCACCCTCCTCTACCTCTTCCGCGAGGACCGCGCGAAGCTCGGCCTCGGCGCCGGCGCGTTCTTCGTCAAGCACAGCCCCACCTGGCTCACCCCGGTCATCACCGCCCACGTCATCGACGTCGTCGTGGAGCGCGAGCCGGTCACCGGCATCTGGCTCGGCGCCGGGTTGCTGCTGGTCACGCTCGTGCTCAACTACCCGTTCGCGATCCTCTACACGCGCTGGTGGTACGGCAGCGCGCGCCGGATGGGCATGCGGATGCGGTCGGCGCTGAGCCGGCGCATGCAGCAGCTGTCCATCGGCTACCACGCGCGGGTCAGCGCGGGCGTGCTGCAGACCAAGGTCATCCGGGACGTCGAGAGCATCGAGACGTCCACCCAGCAGGTCGGCGACCAGGGCCTCTCGGCGCTGGCGACGCTGAGCGGCGCGCTGGTCGTGATCAGCTTCAGCGCGCCCGCGTTCCTGCCGGTGTTCCTGCTCGTCGTGCCCGCGGCGGCGGTGCTGGTGATGTGGCTGCGCGGCCGGCTGCGCGCGTACAACGAGTCGTTCCGGCAGGAGGTCGAGCAGCTGTCGTCGCGGGTCGGCGAGATGACCACGCTCATCCCGATCACCCGCGCCCACGGCCTGGAGAGCACCGCCCTCAACCGCATGGACGGCACGCTGCGCCAGGTCTTCGCCGCCGGCATGAAGCTCGACGGCCTCAACGTCCGCTTCGGCGCGCTGGCCTGGATCCTGCTCAACGCCCTCGGCGTCGGCTGCCTCGCCGGCGCGGCCCTGGCCGCCTACCACGGGTGGCTGTCCGTGACGCCGGGCGACGTGGTCATGCTCAGCGCCTACTTCGCCTCCCTGACCGGCGCGGTCACCACGCTGATGAGCCTCACGCCGCTGATCAGCAAGGGCCTGGAGTCGGTGCGCTCCCTCGGCGAGGTGCTCCAGGCGCCGGACCTGGAGCACAACGCGGGCAAGGCGCAGGTCGACGTCGTGCACGGCGGCGTGCGGTTCGAGGAGGTCGGGTTCGCCTACCCGGAGTCCGCGCGGAACTCGGTCAGCGACTTCACCCTCGACGTGCGGCCGGGCGAGACGATCGCGCTGGTCGGCGCGTCCGGCGCGGGCAAGTCGACGGCGGTGAACCTGGTCATCGGGTTCTTGCGGCCCACGCGGGGCCGCATCCTGCTCGACGGCGTCGACATGGAGGCGTTGGACCTGCGCAGCTACCGGCGGTTCGTGTCGGTGGTGCCGCAGGAGTCGATCCTGTTCGAGGGCACGATCCGGGACAACGTCACCTACGGCCTGGACGACGTGCCCGAGGACGTGGTGCGGCGGGCGTTGGCCGACGCGAACGCGCTGGAGTTCATCGACCGGCTGCCGGCCGGGCTGGACACCGTGGTCGGCGAGCGCGGCGCGCGGCTGTCCGGCGGCCAGAAGCAGCGGCTGGCGATCGCCCGGGCGCTGATCCGAGACCCGCGCGTGCTGGTGCTGGACGAGGCGACCTCCGCGCTGGACACCAAGTCCGAGGCGCTGGTGCAGCAGGCGCTGGCCCGACTGGTGCACGGCCGCACGGTGTTCGTGGTGGCGCACCGGCTGTCCACGATCCGCAACGCCGACCGGATCGTGGTGATGGACGACGGTCGGATCGTGGAGATCGGCTCGCACGACGAGCTGCTCCGGACCGGTGGCGCGTACGCGCGGGCGCAGAGCGCGTAG